From Aricia agestis chromosome 1, ilAriAges1.1, whole genome shotgun sequence:
ttgaatagtttaggcgataatcataaaagtttattgtgcgggaaccgtacattttctgggacaaaattagtattccttgtcctttttcgggactcaaagtatctttataacaaatttcagcacaatgggtccagccgtttacgcgtgatgtcgtgaccacgcgaaatataacgttccgcgcagcatcgcccgcgtaaattagatatttcacagacaaattagtccacaaaaaaatgatccttcacgtggtctacttcttatctgtgccaaataacagaaaaattgctccagtagttcgtgatatacgccttttcaaataatttcccccatttttccacattttactctatttcttcgctcccattagttttagcgtgataaaatataacctatagcctttctcaataaatgggctatctaacactgaaataatttttcaaatcggaccagtagttcctgagattagcgcgttcaaataagcccttttaaataattttcccccgtttttttccacactttcttctatttcttcgctcctattagtcttagtgcgataaaatatagcctatagccttcctcgataaataggctatctaacattggAAGAATTTTTTAAgccgaaccagtagttcctgaaattagcgcgttcaaataagcccttttaaataattttcccccgtttttttccacactttcctctatttcttcgctcccaatagtattagtgtgataaaatatagcctatagccttcctcgataaatgggctatctaacactgaaagaatttttcaaatcagaccagtagttcttgagattagcgcgttcaaacaaacaaacaaacaaataaacaaactcttcccaattataatattagtatagatatgcgTATTTTATGGACTTGTCGAATCGTAAGTAAACCGCTATTTCTTATACAGTTTATGTACTTGACATGTAGTACGTATACAGATACTGCATATTCATTTACTCAATTTATGAACATGACTTATAAAAACCGTTAAATTCAAAAGTAGGACGTCAATTTACCTTAACAACATCGGAGCAGAAGTCCATGACGATGGTGAGCTTGGTGTCCGTTTTCTTCTCATCTTTATACACCTCGAGTATATAAGCACCGTCTGCCTCCTTCACCATTGAGCAGTACCGTTTCTTGAACGACTTCGATGCCAAATTACTGAATATCCTGTCTGAACCGATTTCAGGTCCCTTGAGTAAGTAGCCCTCTTTGGTACCAATATCGACTTTAGTTTGAGCATCATGTTCCGTGTCTGTCTCTGTATCAATGTCGTAAACTTCCTCTATCAATTTGCTATCAATTGGCCTGTATAAAGTAAGAAATACAGCTGTTTTTAAATATCATGAATTACACTTAATGCTTTAATAATTATGCAttaatatactataaaaaagtttataagATGCTATTGTAAACAGTCATAACTTCTTCTATTAATATCACTGAACCtaggctatattaatattataagtaaataatgtaatattcaAAACAAACCACATTAAAAGGTTAACTATGAATAAAATGCAATtatgaatttaaattataatataaggatAGGTCAAATGGTCACTAACAGTTTTACACACAGATAAGCTAATTTATACAGAAACTGCAACAAAAGATCCTTTGTACGCATACATACAAATTCGCCTTTGAAAATAAACAGTCagtttattgtttaaaaaaacaacattgTAAAGATAACAGAGGGGCcgttttattgaattaaatataGTACATTCTTTAATTGAATCTgtacaaatctatactaatattataaagaggtaaactttgtttgtttgtttaattgtaatgaataggctcaaaaactactggaccgattttaaaaattctttcaccattcgaaagctacattatttacgagtaacataggctactttttattttgaaaaatatagggttccgtaagatatttcagtttttcggaaacaatcagaaaatttacttattttgcgtacgctgcctaaactataaaagatagaaccatacaatgttctaaataaatgtagatcttataaatatctacaaaaatgtccgcgacacactatacctatctatgtcaagtgaggcacaacaaccatttttttatttaaaaatcttgatttttttggactacatttaaacgcatttaatttactcatgctaataatccttatcaaaataaattatttcatctctaagtacagtttatgtagacaatatttggtctttgattgattaaaattggacgtttggtttagaagttatggcgaaattaaaatattgcgattttcgcccgtttcgaagtgggcgctgctaccaaggcggggtcgggggtgcgctcgcggcagaggagtttagatctattcagagtattgactattgagtagtaatgtagatctatcagtagtatcgacggagagctgacgaccaaatcagccatgtagcttcagctgtgttaaaactccgttagctacttccctgaacaaccctttctgataatttgcgtgctggcaggctgtgggcggtgggtgtgggagtagtgaggtggggaaaaaagaaaaaaaatgtaggttcagctgtattaaaactccgttagctacttccctgaacaaccctttctgataatctgtgtgctggcaggccgtggacGGTGGGTATGgaagtagtggggtggggaaaaaattggaaaaaatgtaGTTTCAGCGACTTAATATACTATGACTTAATAGTGTTTGCGATGGTACCTacatgttaatttataattttttcacatagataataaagaataaccggccaagtgcgagacgggctcacgcacgaagggttccgtatttcagaagtctatctatagatataaatttcagaagtctttcTATAGCGGTCTttgtgatacagcctggagtcatacagtcagtcatatttttttcatttttccccaccccaccactcccacacccaccgcccacggcctgccagcacgcagattatcagaaagggttgttcagggaagtagctaacagagttttaacacagctgaagctacatgactgatttggtcgtcagctcttagtcgagtagtagtagaagatctatgagtaaacaaacaaagtttacctctttataatattagtatagattaaaaactactgaatcgattttaatcattttttcagtgagtgacatagtgAGTGACATATTTTTAACCCGTgcaaagccggggcgggtcgctagtttttaCATAAAGGTAAAGTTATGATACAGATAATTCAAAATATTTGTGTTTGGTTTTAGTTCAAATTAAAGTTGAAAATTTTACTGTATACAAGGGCACACTCTTACAAAACAAGTATAAGTTGGATAAACACTAATACTTGTTATCTAATGGCTCATCCACATACAAACAAGTGAAGGATTGGTTTTTCTATTACCATGTTCTACAGCAAATGACTCAGATTTTAGTGCATGTGCTATTTATTCCTTCTAATGTGAAAACAAACATGACCATGAAATGTATGCTAAGTGGTATGTTAATCAGATgcttttgtaaattataatcagttatttcaattaatttattcatataatTCATAGGTGAAAGTTGTGGATAGTagaattgtaaaaataaaaaggttGTATAAAATCCATGttcatataattttctttttttggtatggtaaaaaaaaatatttacttaactcaaaaaaacaaagaatgtttaaaatattttagcccatttatattattatgaccaCATAAACATAACAGGAAAATGTGTTACCTTGGTAAATTCAGATAAGTGCCAGAGTAGCTGCTATATTTAAAATGCACTAGATTCCAACTGGAGGCATAACTGAGCAGAGCCTGCCGTGTCAACAGGGGACATGTTGAGGCAGTTCTGACGTCCGGCACGGCAGTGGTCACTGTTCTCCATCTCCGAGGTAGAACAACACTctggaaaatgtgtaaaatagtAGGAAAAGTTGACTATCTCATAGAATGCTAGTATAatctactattattattattattaattaactaaaaacaattttatttacgtAAATAAAACTTACCGAAACATCATCAGATGGATAAAGAAGTATATCTCGAAGTGGATCATTCAGTAGTAAGGTTTTGTTTTCCTGTATGTACTTTTCAAAGTCCAAAACCGTACACTTGTTTGCAAGAATATTCTACAAAAAAATTACCACAGTATTATCAAGTAAGTTTGTACCTAGTGacttgaaaaatatttaaaaaaaaatgttaaaaaagtgTTGTATTTATTGGAACTATTATTAGAAATGAATTATGAGTAGATAAAAATAGTTAAAAGCTCTGATATTATTAATAGGTACCTAGtttataatgaataatgatactGCAATCGTGATAACAGTAAGaagcattaaaaatttaaaacgtgaAAACTAAACTGTTATTTCAATCGCTACAACATTATTTCTCCTAATGAgtagtttaaatataaattattattagaaacacCGCCTTATTTTCTAATATTTACCTCGTACTCAGCGCCATTCTTTTTGCTTTTAGAATTAACAGGAGGCATTTTAAAAGCTTAAAATTAGGTCACTGCTAAGTCCACATAGTACTGTTTAGCAaagatgtttattttttaaaccattTTCAACAGAAATAAAACACGAAAGAACCAttacaacaataataaaaaagccgATATTTCACAAACCACTTCTGCAAATTCTAGGCGACATTTGACATTTTGACAATATTCAAATCTGCCAGAAAATagtttgacattgacatttgacaggcATAGACATCgacataaagttatttttatttatagttaacTTGTAACTATGAGTTAAATATCTAAAAgtcttaacaaaatatatttttttcattactcGCTCGTGGCTCGATCGCAAGGAAGGCACTCTCTCATTTCACACCTCACACAGATGCTGACCAGGCACGGGTacttcggtcggtacctgtgcgagATCATCGGAAGAGAAGAGACCCCAAGATGCCACCATTGTGACACGGACAGGGACATGTCACATGACCGCTCACCGCGCACACTGTGTCGGTCTGTCCCTCTTCAAATGGACAACTTGCGGCCCTCACGACTGCCATCGGATCTGGTACCGCACCGCcaaagaggaggccgagcgcacTACACGAGTGGGAGGCGCTCGCGGCTCGACCCCCGAAGAAGAAGTCGGCTAAGGCAACGTAGAGTCAACCATAACGACCAAACGTTCCGCCGTAGCCGGGGAGCTTGGGGGAGGACAGCTTGGGGGAGGACAGGACAGGAGGGGGATGGACATCGGCGTGCGCATCACATCATCACGCACGACCCACTCGGAGGCTCTCCCCCGATTGGGTCGTGAACGTGATGCACCAGCGCATCGCGACGTAAACGCAGAAAAATGGCTTAGACAAGCCCTTGTAGGTCTCTGTTTGGCCTGGGGGGCGACTGAACGCCCCTACATAGATGTGTCTACCTGTCTGCTAGAACTGCGAtactaaagtaataattataacttctaaatgggtaggaaaattaaataaatattatttaagtaccatTATCTTCCAcagatatttattaaagttcATCACATCACTTGTTGGATGGATGGATTTACACAGTTGTGTAAATCCATAGTAGTTACCTATAGGTCTACCAAAATCTGatagcaaaaagtgagaaaagaaattgactagcaataccggggtaattggaataaaacattttgttcctttttagggttccgtacccaaaggttaaaaacgggacccgattacttagacttcgacgtctgtccgtctgtctccaggctgtaactcaagatcggtaatagctagagagttgaaattttcacagactatgtatttctgttgccgttataacaacaaatactaaaaacaaaataaattaaacatttaaggggggctcccatacaacaacagttaggcacttgaaattttcacaaaagccttaattatatatgtactttaataattattaattataatatatctaaataaaataaaaatgtactcgtagcttcactctgcatcctctatcggttgtatcacgaggagtgctctgaggaattgttcggaatcataccacctgcaacatttcgccatcgtcccacgcgaaaaacataccatcctcattaccttgatgagtggcaatcTTCCACCGTgggtttttcgcgtaactttctgccgcgcactgtaaaactctggaacgaactgtcaccagcagtatttccggacctatacgacctgcaaaccttcaagaagagagcgtattccctcttaaaaggccggcagcgcccCTGCAGTCCTgcagtccatgggcgacggaagttgctttccatcaggtgacccgtttgctcgtttgcccccttatttcataaaaaaaaatatatatatatcctcTACAGAAACATCATATTTTAACgtgattaaaatatgtttattactagaattaagattagaatatagatataattAGAACCAGGACAGACGCAAAAACTGGAAGACCCAATAAGGCCTGCATTTACtgctattaattaatttttatattatattaatcaaaGTTAAGACTTTGCTCGGTACATAATAAACAGGATAAGTCCTGTGATATGCGTAAAgctcggaaatataatgaagGTTAACACTTCCCACATACTTATCTaagttttctttttgaaaacatttttatgtttgtgattttttttccttcATACTGCCTTAGGAGACAAAAGAATTTCTTGTCATGAATATTAGTGAAAATTAAAAAGACAAGTGTTGATAATgtattaaatgtatattttttataataaacaaagtgtggtttatttaatagaatcaaaaaagtataaatattacTTTGTAAAACCTGCATTTAATGACATTTATGAACGCGATCAAAATGCTCTACGCGCAAACTGTACTCGTGTAATTTTTAGGGGCGCGGGTGCTGGCGGGCTAGGaaattttataatacaaaatgttGGTAATCAGAGAAGGTGATtgaggcagatggcggacctacgttattcggTCAGGTTATGCAAAACCCAGCCGATATGAtggacataatccgaccaaataacgtaggtccgccaactgcctatatgaatcaatttcttcgatggtatagTTCCTTCTATAATTACAGTCCTAACGAAACATGTTTGGTACCTTGCTCACGTACCATAgaaattacttaagtaaaataaaaaatatgtacacaATATTCTAAACCAACACACACGTCACACTAGTCATATTGGTAGGAAGGTACTTTATTTGTTTATACCTTTGCtttacaaataacaatattttgccTTTACAATATTTGGCACTGAGTAGGTATATTTTCATAGATTTAAACTTTTCattgtaggtacctacctattgatagttattttataatattatactatctcTTATTCACTCACTTTTGAtcattttactaataaaatgccctaataataatattattaagtaatattatgtttgttcaTCAAGTACAAATTTAAAACACGATTTTGACGAAACAGTTGTAAAATTATTGGTTTATCcgcgattataatatttaggtacaatattttatattatgttacaacaaaattaaaaataaaataaaaatataataattatctaaaatatataatatgttatcagTTATATTTCATCATTGGCACTGTATATTTACAGTTAATTGGTTTTTTGGTTGACATAATATGGCACTACATCACGAAAACgtacaattaataaattttacatCGTTTTATTAACGTCTTTTGGCAGCCTAAACCTGCTAACTATTCCCTTCAAAAACTTGCCGTTCTATGGTAGGTATACGCAACTCATTTGACGACATCATTTTACCACCAGTTTTACTACGAACGAGGTGCGGCTTTAGCAGTCGTACTGTTCGAGGGCAGACTGCAAGAGCAGCGCGACGTCGGGGTAGGGCGCAGCCCGGGGCGAGGAGCGGGGCACGTAGCGCGAGCCCGGCGCCGCGGCCCCCCGTCAGGTGAACTCCTCCACGTCGTCGTCCTCACTGAACTCCGAGTCGGGGTCCGAGTCCGGCAGGGGCTTCAGGTAGTCCACGTTCGGCGGCGTCGTCGGCACCAGGTACCCGGCCGAGTccagcggcgcgggcggcggccgcGGCAGCCGCACCGGCTGCACCGCTCCGCCGGCCGCCGACGCCGTCTCCAGCTTGCCGCAGATCTCGTCGAACCCGATCCGGTCCCGGGGGTCGGTCGCCCAGCACGCCCGCATCAGCTCGCACGCAAACCGCGGGCAGTCGTCCGGCGGCACGAGCAGGATACCCTGGAGGATCTTCTTCGTGGCCCCGTCGTTGTTGCAGCCGTAGAAGGGCTGCTTGCCCCGGCTGTATATCTCCCACAGCACCACGCCGTACGACCACACGTCCGACTCGTGCGTGAATCGGCCGTATACGATGCTCTCGGGCGACATCCACCGCACCGGCATCGGCCGCTCGCCGCCCATCTTGTAGTAGTCGCACGTGTAGACGTCGCGCGACATCCCGAAGTCCGCGATTTTCACCGCCAGGTTGGCGCCGACCAGGCAGTTCCTAGCGGCGAGGTCGCGGTGGACGAATCTCCGCGAGGCGAGGTACTGCATCCCGCACGCGACCTGCAGGGCCACGTGCAGCAGGGCGGCGTCGTCTAGCGTGAGGCCGTTCCGACCTCCTCCCCTCGAGCCGCGCAGCACGCCCGCTAGGTCGCCCCACTCCATGTATTCAAATACCATCCATGGGCTGACGTTTGTGTCATCTGTAATGAAAAATGGAATGCTTTACCACTATCACTTGTTTGACACACCAAATACATTGCATTTCAAAGACCTaggaacttattaaaatattatgatagtttcCTCTTACCTCTGTACACCACACCGATCAGGGACAGAATGTTGGTGTGTCGGAACGTGGACATGATGGACACTTCTCTGACGAAGTCCTCTTCTGCAGTCCGGCCCGCGCTATCTTTGAGGACTTTAATCGCGACCACCTGCTCATTCGTTACACTCCGAAGTACTCCTGTCCAAATTAAGTTTTTCATCAGTAAATATCAAATCTGTGATCACGAAGAACgatcatacatttttaaagccAAAGCTCTTAGTAACGTTACTGGATAGTGGATACTAATTCGAATTTGAAAATTAATCCTTATATTCCAAGTGTTTGGCTATAGAGTATAAAAGTTATAGAACCTGTCTCTACAATACCATTATAGGAATTTTGTCGTTGGTCAAGGTATGTaaagtcaagactcaagagtgtAACTAACCTTTGTACACTTTTCCGAAGCAACCCTCGCCGACCTCCTCTAGGAAGGTGAGCGCGTTCCTCTCCAGCAGCGTGACCTCGGCCTCGTCCGTCTTGTTCGGGAGAGGCGCAGGTGTGGGGGGCGCGGGAGCGGGGGCGGTGCCGGCGCCGCACACGCCATACTGCGGGTTCGTTATATACCGTTCAGCGAGCAGCGGCTCCCCCGGCCGTACGCGCTACAACATAACGCATACTAAGCCACATCGCCAAAGCGAAAGCGTGGTAATGGACCCTTAAACTCGAAATACATGCACTTATCACAACGAGCTTAGCGGGCTTATCAtgaccacagtagaaatgcgaaagaatagaacaCTGATATGACTTTTACTGTCTGTCACTTTGtcctttgtctattcttccgtagaaacaAACCCTTTCTTTCATAATGTGGTGGTCGTGCTAAGCGCACTAGATATTCATGGAAAAGACGATGTAATTTAATACCCGGCTTAAAGCTTATAAGCCAGAATCGAGTGCCGTCTCGTTAAAAATGAGTCCCGTATCTTGGCAAAGCTCCTTGAGAGTTTTCGAGGGGATTGTATGATTCAATGAAGACGTATTATGTTTCCAACAGCCCATAACGCAGACATTCCATATTTATTTAGGCCACTTGAAACTAGAGTGCAATATTTAGGTAAttatcaaacataatattattaaactagaCCCAATGTTAATGATAATATCCCATTTAAGAAATCAGAATATGTAGTAACCTAAATTCGTTTAGAAATGATCATTGAAAAGTTGCACGAGCAGATTTTATTGATTCAGATGTGAATTTCAGCGAGCGTAAGGCCAAACAACGGTATAAAAACTTACGGGCTTTATTTTTCCATCCACGTTGCACATTCGCCTTTTAATATACAGAGCGACCACAAATAGAACTAATATGAACACGGTGCAGCCAGATATTGCTAAGACGCTCGAACTCATATAAGTACTGGAGCTTATGAAAGATTCTTCCCTCGAGGACTCCTCGGTTATCATTTCACTAGGGTAAATTCCGGGCACCTGAAACAAGAAATTAGAAAAGAATGAATCTTTTAGTAATatctacgagggctgctatttatgtatccggaactggccacttacaagaacaatatttaaaaagtaattacaacatttgaaaatagaactctttggttgaagaatacattttgtttcatgtgactgtcaattatttttccattgtggcgtcattttgaaaattgcgtgtcttcatttgccatggatttaacgcgtgaacattttcgtgcaatgatttactacgattttcggcgtgggctaaatcaacaacagtgctttattcaactcaccgcaacttttggagatgaagcaccatcaaaaaccactgtttatcactggtacagtgagtttaatcgtgggcggtctatgctcacggatgaaaataaagaaggtcgcccaaaaacagctgttgtcccacaaaatatagatgctgtgcgggaactaataatgcgtgatcgtcatgttacatatcgcgagatagaggcgtccttaggcataagtatgacgagcatacataagatattacacgaacatttggctgtaaaaaaaatatgttcgcgttggattccgcacaacttgacaatcgatcaaaaacgggctcgtgtcgattggtgcaaaaaaatgataaaaaaatacaaccgtggtacgtcaaaagccgtttataatatctacacaggtgatgaatcttggatctatgcatatgaccccgaaactaaacaacagtcaacggtgtgggtgttccaagatgagccgaaaccaacaaaagttactcgtgcaaaaagtactttgaagcaaatggtcgcctgtttttttggaattaatggacatgtggctacagtgccattagagaatcgtaaaacggttaattctgaatggtatacgaccatttgtttaccagaagtctttgaagaaataagaaaggacaaccgacaacgcagaatcatattacatcacgacaatg
This genomic window contains:
- the LOC121729268 gene encoding tyrosine-protein kinase transmembrane receptor Ror-like isoform X1, with product MNVRRNQTEKRPNRKRKPSRGKSERLARVAREEARPKQWTEDSTINYINGGCGTSSCGAEAACKPVNATVHYCVCTSNGEPAKEGVICPRSTVPLTQRQAIHNVIPPRPSNATERFPPPTAQVPGIYPSEMITEESSREESFISSSTYMSSSVLAISGCTVFILVLFVVALYIKRRMCNVDGKIKPRVRPGEPLLAERYITNPQYGVCGAGTAPAPAPPTPAPLPNKTDEAEVTLLERNALTFLEEVGEGCFGKVYKGVLRSVTNEQVVAIKVLKDSAGRTAEEDFVREVSIMSTFRHTNILSLIGVVYRDDTNVSPWMVFEYMEWGDLAGVLRGSRGGGRNGLTLDDAALLHVALQVACGMQYLASRRFVHRDLAARNCLVGANLAVKIADFGMSRDVYTCDYYKMGGERPMPVRWMSPESIVYGRFTHESDVWSYGVVLWEIYSRGKQPFYGCNNDGATKKILQGILLVPPDDCPRFACELMRACWATDPRDRIGFDEICGKLETASAAGGAVQPVRLPRPPPAPLDSAGYLVPTTPPNVDYLKPLPDSDPDSEFSEDDDVEEFT
- the LOC121729268 gene encoding tyrosine-protein kinase transmembrane receptor Ror-like isoform X2, which produces MNVRRNQTEKRPNRKRKPSRGKSERLARVAREEARPKQWTEDSTINYINGGCGTSSCGAEAACKPVNATVHYCVCTSNGEPAKEGVICPRSTVPLTQRQAIHNVIPPRPSNATERFPPPTAQVPGIYPSEMITEESSREESFISSSTYMSSSVLAISGCTVFILVLFVVALYIKRRMCNVDGKIKPYGVCGAGTAPAPAPPTPAPLPNKTDEAEVTLLERNALTFLEEVGEGCFGKVYKGVLRSVTNEQVVAIKVLKDSAGRTAEEDFVREVSIMSTFRHTNILSLIGVVYRDDTNVSPWMVFEYMEWGDLAGVLRGSRGGGRNGLTLDDAALLHVALQVACGMQYLASRRFVHRDLAARNCLVGANLAVKIADFGMSRDVYTCDYYKMGGERPMPVRWMSPESIVYGRFTHESDVWSYGVVLWEIYSRGKQPFYGCNNDGATKKILQGILLVPPDDCPRFACELMRACWATDPRDRIGFDEICGKLETASAAGGAVQPVRLPRPPPAPLDSAGYLVPTTPPNVDYLKPLPDSDPDSEFSEDDDVEEFT